The following nucleotide sequence is from Alteromonas sp. V450.
TAAATAAATATTGCGTAGTTACACCCTACAAATTCATGTACGCAGCACGCCTATTTTATGAGTAAGTAATGCATGTCAGTCAATCTTCGTAGAACCAGCCGCAATCTTCACTTGTGGATATCGTTGTCTATTTTCATTCCTGTCCTGATTGTTGTTGGAAGTGGTCTACTACTACAGGTTAAAAAAGAGTTTGACTGGATCCAGCCTCCAACGCAAAAAGTAGCGGCAGGTGCGCCTGCTCTGTCCTTTGAGCAAGTGCTAAGTACCGTCAAGCAGATACCCCAGGTAAATCTGCAACAGTGGGACGATATCGACCGATTAGATGTCCGCCCAGACAAAGGAATTATTAAAGTGCGCGGTAAGAACCACTGGGAAGTGCAGATCGATGCAACAACCAGCAATGTGCTTCATATTGCTTATCGGCGCACCGATACCATCGAAGCAATTCATGATGGAAGCTGGTTTTTCGAAGGAGCCAAACTATGGCTATTTTTGCCAGCGGCAGTGCTGCTTTTTGTATTATGGGTTACAGGAATGGTTATGCTGGTTACCACATTAAAAAGTAAATACTTTAAACAACATTATAGAAATAGGCAGCACTAGTAGGCCATTACCCAACTACCAAAGCCCAATGCTACAACAAGTACGTAAGCGCAAATTGAACGCTTCGGCCTTGCGCAAATGCAGCTTTATCGTCTGGGCTGACATAGTATTGTTGATTGGAAAGGTTTTGAATGCTTGCTTCTATACGCATGCTGTTCCAATTCCACGAAGCCCCAATGTCCATAGT
It contains:
- a CDS encoding PepSY-associated TM helix domain-containing protein encodes the protein MSVNLRRTSRNLHLWISLSIFIPVLIVVGSGLLLQVKKEFDWIQPPTQKVAAGAPALSFEQVLSTVKQIPQVNLQQWDDIDRLDVRPDKGIIKVRGKNHWEVQIDATTSNVLHIAYRRTDTIEAIHDGSWFFEGAKLWLFLPAAVLLFVLWVTGMVMLVTTLKSKYFKQHYRNRQH